A genomic window from Glycine max cultivar Williams 82 chromosome 17, Glycine_max_v4.0, whole genome shotgun sequence includes:
- the LOC100780029 gene encoding ATP-dependent Clp protease proteolytic subunit-related protein 4, chloroplastic isoform X2, protein MEVATAASSFALNKPMLALPSSSRTVTPIRCMNTSTSPVRTSLSTSFVAPYAGICSASSPFSGHKLRPSSLNPASFLGSNAKRGVVTMVIPFQRGSAWEQPPPDLASYLYKNRIVYLGMSLVPSVTELILAEFLYLQYEDDDKPIYLYINSTGTTKGGEKLGYETEAFAIYDVMRYVKPPIFTLCVGNAWGEAALLLAAGAKGNRSALPSSTIMIRQPIARFQGQATDVNLARREVNNVKTELVKLYAKHMEKTPEQIEADIQRPKYFSPSEAVEYGIIDKVIYNDRGTEDRGVVSDLKKARLI, encoded by the exons ATGGAGGTTGCTACAGCAGCTTCTAGCTTCGCACTCAACAAGCCCATGCTGGCATTGCCCTCTTCATCTCGAACTGTAACCCCAATCAGATGCATGAACACCTCCACCTCCCCCGTCAGGACCTCTCTCTCTACCAGCTTCGTCGCTCCTTACGCCGGAATCTGCAGCGCGTCTAGCCCTTTCTCCGGCCACAAGCTCCGTCCCTCCTCCCTCAATCCGGCGTCGTTTCTTGGCTCCAACGCTAAACGAGGCGTCGTTACCATG GTTATTCCTTTTCAACGAGGAAGTGCATGGGAGCAACCTCCACCGGACTTAGCTTCTTACTTATACAAAAATCGAATTGTTTATTTGGGCATGTCTCTTGTTCCATCTGTTACTGAGTTGATACTAGCTGAATTTCTTTACCTTCAATATGAAGATGATGATAAGCCTATTTACCTATACATAAACTCCACTGGGACAACTAAG GGAGGTGAGAAGTTGGGTTATGAGACTGAGGCCTTTGCAATTTATGACGTGATGAG GTATGTCAAGCCTCCTATTTTTACTCTTTGTGTTGGTAATGCTTGGGGAGAAGCAGCGTTGCTTTTGGCTGCTGGTGCAAAGGGAAACCGTTCTGCTTTGCCATCATCAACAATAATGATAAGACAG CCAATTGCAAGGTTTCAAGGTCAAGCAACAGATGTTAACCTTGCAAGAAGAGAAGTCAATAATGTGAAGACAGAATTG gtTAAATTGTATGCAAAGCATATGGAAAAAACACCTGAGCAGATTGAAGCTGATATCCAGCGTCCAAAGTATTTTAGCCCTAGTGAAGCTGTTGAGTATGGCATCATAGATAAG GTTATATACAATGATAGGGGTACTGAAGATCGTGGAGTTGTTTCTGACCTTAAAAAGGCACGGCTTATTTGA
- the LOC100780029 gene encoding ATP-dependent Clp protease proteolytic subunit-related protein 4, chloroplastic isoform X1, with protein sequence MEVATAASSFALNKPMLALPSSSRTVTPIRCMNTSTSPVRTSLSTSFVAPYAGICSASSPFSGHKLRPSSLNPASFLGSNAKRGVVTMVIPFQRGSAWEQPPPDLASYLYKNRIVYLGMSLVPSVTELILAEFLYLQYEDDDKPIYLYINSTGTTKGGEKLGYETEAFAIYDVMRYVKPPIFTLCVGNAWGEAALLLAAGAKGNRSALPSSTIMIRQPIARFQGQATDVNLARREVNNVKTELVKLYAKHMEKTPEQIEADIQRPKYFSPSEAVEYGIIDKVLSIDISFCHLFALKIKITVLLQVIYNDRGTEDRGVVSDLKKARLI encoded by the exons ATGGAGGTTGCTACAGCAGCTTCTAGCTTCGCACTCAACAAGCCCATGCTGGCATTGCCCTCTTCATCTCGAACTGTAACCCCAATCAGATGCATGAACACCTCCACCTCCCCCGTCAGGACCTCTCTCTCTACCAGCTTCGTCGCTCCTTACGCCGGAATCTGCAGCGCGTCTAGCCCTTTCTCCGGCCACAAGCTCCGTCCCTCCTCCCTCAATCCGGCGTCGTTTCTTGGCTCCAACGCTAAACGAGGCGTCGTTACCATG GTTATTCCTTTTCAACGAGGAAGTGCATGGGAGCAACCTCCACCGGACTTAGCTTCTTACTTATACAAAAATCGAATTGTTTATTTGGGCATGTCTCTTGTTCCATCTGTTACTGAGTTGATACTAGCTGAATTTCTTTACCTTCAATATGAAGATGATGATAAGCCTATTTACCTATACATAAACTCCACTGGGACAACTAAG GGAGGTGAGAAGTTGGGTTATGAGACTGAGGCCTTTGCAATTTATGACGTGATGAG GTATGTCAAGCCTCCTATTTTTACTCTTTGTGTTGGTAATGCTTGGGGAGAAGCAGCGTTGCTTTTGGCTGCTGGTGCAAAGGGAAACCGTTCTGCTTTGCCATCATCAACAATAATGATAAGACAG CCAATTGCAAGGTTTCAAGGTCAAGCAACAGATGTTAACCTTGCAAGAAGAGAAGTCAATAATGTGAAGACAGAATTG gtTAAATTGTATGCAAAGCATATGGAAAAAACACCTGAGCAGATTGAAGCTGATATCCAGCGTCCAAAGTATTTTAGCCCTAGTGAAGCTGTTGAGTATGGCATCATAGATAAGGTACTTTCCATAGacatttctttttgtcatttgtttgccttgaaaattaaaataactgtCTTGTTGCAGGTTATATACAATGATAGGGGTACTGAAGATCGTGGAGTTGTTTCTGACCTTAAAAAGGCACGGCTTATTTGA